A window of the Oncorhynchus masou masou isolate Uvic2021 chromosome 13, UVic_Omas_1.1, whole genome shotgun sequence genome harbors these coding sequences:
- the srd5a1 gene encoding 3-oxo-5-alpha-steroid 4-dehydrogenase 1, translated as MDSILSKLFASETEELYVLDCLAYFMIFMAACTFITLLFENVPYGRYATSRYGFPVNVKFAWFVQELPAFLVPLCLVLWTSAAKTTYLPNQLLLVMYFCHYVQRALIYPFLIRGGKSTPFASFALAFVFCIYNGYMQVRYLSHYAEYSADWVTSPCFITGSALWLVGWLVNVHSDHILRNLRKPGEISYKIPTGGLFEYVSGANFFGEITEWAGFSLAAHSVHSASFAIFTLIVLASRAFAHHRWYLQKFEDYPKSRKALIPFVL; from the exons ATGGACAGTATTCTTTCAAAGCTTTTCGCCTCCGAGACAGAAGAGTTGTATGTTTTGGACTGCCTGGCATACTTCATGATTTTCATGGCTGCTTGTACCTTCATAACATTACTATTTGAGAATGTCCCCTATGGCAGATACGCAACAAGCAGATATGGATTCCCCGTCAACGTCAAATTCGCCTGGTTCGTGCAGGAACTACCTGCTTTTCTGGTGCCACTGTGCCTTGTGCTGTGGACTTCTGCGGCGAAAACCACTTATCTTCCCAATCAGTTACTGCTGGTCATGTACTTCTGCCACTATGTGCAAAG AGCTCTCATCTATCCATTTTTAATTCGTGGAGGGAAATCTACACCATTTGCATCATTCGCCTTGGCCTTTGTGTTCTGCATCTATAATGGCTACATGCAGGTTAGATACCTGAGCCACTATGCAGAGTACTCTGCTGATTGGGTTACCAGCCCTTGCTTTATCACAG GCTCTGCGCTAtggttggtgggttggttggtGAACGTTCACTCAGACCACATCCTGAGGAACCTACGGAAGCCTGGAGAGATCAGCTACAAGATACCAACAG GTGGGCTGTTTGAATATGTGTCTGGAGCAAACTTCTTTGGTGAGATAACAGAGTGGGCGGGATTTTCCCTGGCGGCTCATTCTGTCCACAGTGCATCCTTCGCCATCTTCACTCTCATTGTTCTTGCCAGCAGAGCCTTCGCTCACCACAG GTGGTACCTTCAGAAATTCGAAGACTACCCCAAATCCAGGAAGGCATTGATACCATTTGTATTATAA
- the nsun2 gene encoding RNA cytosine C(5)-methyltransferase NSUN2, with product MGKRSRLRKKEHQNNSKPGGRDNRDNAGWGAGYADIIKENKLFEAYYQELGLVPEGEFDQFMAAMREPLPATIRITGYKSHAKEILHCLKNKYFKEIQEVEIDGQKIEAPQPLSWYPDELAWHTNMSRKILRKSPLLEKFHQFLVSETESGNISRQEAVSMIPPLLMKIEPHHKILDMCAAPGSKTVQLIEMLHSDMDVPFPGGFVIANDVDNKRCYLLVHQAKRLNSPCIMVVNHDASCIPRLQIDTEDGQKGTLFYDRILCDVPCSGDGTMRKNIDVWKKWTTSNSLHLHGLQIRIAVRGVEQLAVGGRMVYSTCSLNPIEDEAVIATLLEKSEGALELADASVDLPGLKWMPGVTKWKLMTKEGQWYKDWSEVPVNRHTQIRPTMFPPTDTEKLANMKLERCMRILPHHQNTGGFFVAVLVKKAPMPWNRRFPKLRKEQSSSSVPQPEDSPVGTPLPETPLEDGEREGGKEAGEDSPKEPEAGDQAKESNICGPPPNKKMKRHGFKEDPFVFLTEDDPVFPPIESFYDLSPDFPKINVLTRTHEGKKRHLYMVSKELRNVMLNNSERMKVINTGVKVLSRNSDGEEFGCAFRLAQEGIYTLFPYIRSRMITVSVEDIKILLTQENPYLSKLEDDAHQQAKKMGMGSIVLKYRPDNSNPDGPQCPIELCGWRGKTSIRAFVPRNERFHYLRMLGVEVFRDKQGQGPREEEKEVKEGETENGNKDVSPKQELRGDNRGDEHLKGDEREGGGENLTST from the exons ATGGGAAAGAGAAGTCGACTGAGAAAGAAGGAGCATCAAAATAATAGCAAGCCTGGTGGAAGAGATAACCGGGACAATGCT GGTTGGGGTGCAGGCTACGCTGACATCATCAAGGAGAACAAGCTGTTTGAGGCATACTACCAGGAGCTGGGCCTGGTGCCCGAGGGGGAGTTTGACCAGTTCATGGCAGCTATGAGAGAACCGCTGCCCGCCACCATCCGCATCACTGGATACAAGAG CCATGCCAAGGAGATCCTCCACTGTCTGAAGAACAAGTACTTCAAGGAGATCCAGGAGGTAGAGATCGACGGGCAGAAGATAGAGGCTCCTCAGCCTCTGAGCTG gtacccAGATGAGCTAGCATGGCACACCAACATGAGCAGGAAGATCCTGAGGAAGTCTCCTCTCCTGGAGAAGTTCCATCAGTTCCTGGTCAGCGAGACCGAGTCG GGTAACATCAGCAGACAGGAGGCTGTAAGTATGATCCCTCCTCTGCTGATGAAGATTGAGCCCCACCACAAG ATTCTGGACATGTGTGCTGCTCCTGGATCTAAGACGGTGCAGTTGATTGAGATGCTCCATTCTGATATGGACGTACCCTTCCCAG ggggctttgtgatagccaacGACGTGGACAACAAGCGTTGTTACCTGCTGGTGCACCAGGCTAAGAGACTGAACAGCCCCTGTATCATGGTGGTGAACCACGATGCCTCGTGCATCCCCAGACTACAGATAGACACGGAGGACGGACAGAAGGGCACACTGTTCTACGACCGCATCCTCTGCGACGTCCCCTGCAG tggagatggcaccatgaggaagAACATTGACGTGTGGAAGAAATGGACCACCAGTAACAGCCTGCATCTCCATGG tctcCAGATCCGTATAGCAGTGCGTGGTGTGGAGCAGCTAGCTGTAGGAGGGAGGATGGTCTACTCTACGTGTTCACTCAACCCTATAGAGGACGAAGCTGTCATAGCAACGCTACTGGAGAAGAGTGAAG GTGCGTTAGAGTTAGCAGATGCGTCAGTTGATCTCCCAGGGTTAAAATGGATGCCTGGAGTCACCAAGTGGAAG TTGATGACTAAGGAGGGTCAGTGGTATAAGGACTGGTCCGAGGTGCCAGTCAACCGCCACACACAGATCAGACCCACCATGTTCCCtcccacagacacagagaaactgGCCAATATGAAGTTGGAGAGATG TATGAGGATCCTGCCCCATCACCAGAACACGGGTGGCTTCTTTGTAGCTGTCCTGGTCAAGAAAGCCCCCATGCCCTGGAACAGAAGATTCCCCAAG TTGAGGAAGGAGCAGTCATCCAGCTCCGTGCCCCAGCCAGAGGACTCTCCAGTGGGCACCCCTCTTCCTGAGACGCCcttggaggatggagagagagaaggagggaaggaggcaggAGAGGACTCGCCCAAAGAGCCAGAGGCAGGCGATCAGGCCAAGGAATCCAACATTTGTGG GCCTCCTCCCAATAAAAAGATGAAGAGGCATGGTTTTAAAGAAGACCCCTTTGTCTTCCTCACTGAAGACGACCCTGTCTTCCCCCCGATAGA GTCATTCTATGACCTGTCTCCAGACTTCCCAAAGATAAACGTTCTGACCAGAACCCACGAGGGGAAGAAGAGACATCTGTACATGGTCTCCAAGGAGCTACGCAACGTCATGCTCAACAACAGTGAGCGAATGAAG gtgatcaACACAGGGGTAAAGGTGTTGTCTCGCAACAGCGACGGGGAGGAGTTTGGCTGTGCCTTCAGACTAGCCCAGGAG ggtatCTATACTCTGTTCCCCTACATCCGCTCCAGGATGATCACAGTGAGTGTCGAGGACATTAAGATTCTACTGACTCAGGAGAACCCGTACCTCAGCAAACTGGAGGATGATGCTCACCAACAGGCCAAGAAGATGG GAATGGGCAGCATCGTGTTAAAATACCGGCCTGACAATAG taACCCCGATGGTCCTCAGTGTCCCATAGAGCTGTGTGGCTGGAGAGGCAAGACCTCCATCAGAGCCTTCGTGCCCCGCAACGAGAGGTTCCACTACCTCCGCATGCTGGGGGTCGAGGTATTCCGAGACAAACAGGGGCAGGGAcccagggaggaagagaaggaggtgaaagagggggagacagagaatgGGAATAAAGATGTCAGCCCGAAACAGGAATTGAGAGGTGACAATCGAGGTGACGAGCACctgaaaggagatgagagggagggaggaggggagaattTGACCAGCACCTGA